From one Shewanella sp. GD04112 genomic stretch:
- the crr gene encoding PTS glucose transporter subunit IIA: protein MGFLSRIRRLVSGQPQLAGGIMVYAPVNGEIVAIEKVPDVVFAEKIVGDGIAIAPKGDTIVAPIDGTIGKIFETNHAFSIESPQGLELFVHFGVGTVELRGRGFSRLAEEGQEVKVGDPILSFDIDYLKDQVDSLLTPVVLANMEDVKYLDKAQGSVTAGKDAIFTVQL, encoded by the coding sequence ATGGGATTTTTAAGCCGAATAAGGCGATTGGTATCAGGGCAACCACAACTGGCTGGCGGCATTATGGTTTACGCCCCAGTGAACGGAGAAATTGTGGCCATTGAAAAGGTCCCCGATGTGGTATTTGCAGAGAAAATTGTGGGTGATGGTATCGCCATCGCCCCCAAGGGAGACACGATTGTCGCCCCAATCGATGGCACCATAGGTAAAATTTTTGAGACTAATCATGCTTTTAGTATTGAGTCGCCACAGGGATTAGAGCTTTTCGTGCACTTTGGCGTTGGTACCGTTGAGCTAAGGGGGCGAGGTTTTAGCCGTTTAGCGGAGGAAGGCCAAGAGGTCAAAGTGGGCGATCCTATTCTGTCTTTTGATATTGATTACCTAAAAGATCAAGTAGATAGCCTACTCACTCCCGTTGTGCTGGCCAATATGGAAGATGTGAAATACTTAGATAAGGCCCAAGGTAGCGTCACCGCAGGTAAAGACGCGATTTTTACTGTTCAGCTTTAA
- a CDS encoding rhodanese-related sulfurtransferase yields MSNVVVCALYKFVSLPHFESLREPLLSMMEQADIKGTLLLANEGINGTVAGSQAAIDALLAWLNNQNGLENIVYKLSFDDEMPFYRTKVKLKKEIVTMGVEGIDPLKVVGTYVKPQDWNALISDPEVILVDTRNDYEVQIGTFKNAINPVTETFREFPEYVKQNLDPAKHKKVAMFCTGGIRCEKSTAYLKEQGFEEVYHLEGGILKYLEEVKQEESLWEGECFVFDNRVAVDHDLKKGQYDQCNACRMPITEAEKLSPAYVQGVSCPHCIDKISDEQRKRFVERERQVNLAKSRNEAHIGSDVNQVIEARRQKKEALRQQSAEKNKAKQ; encoded by the coding sequence ATGTCTAACGTTGTTGTTTGTGCTTTATATAAGTTTGTTTCATTACCGCATTTTGAGTCGCTGCGTGAGCCACTCCTGTCCATGATGGAACAGGCCGATATTAAAGGCACATTATTGCTGGCAAACGAAGGGATCAATGGCACTGTGGCCGGCTCTCAAGCCGCCATCGATGCACTGCTGGCTTGGTTGAATAACCAAAATGGCCTCGAAAACATCGTTTACAAGTTATCCTTTGACGATGAAATGCCTTTCTACCGCACTAAGGTGAAGCTGAAAAAAGAAATCGTCACTATGGGCGTTGAAGGTATCGATCCGCTTAAAGTGGTGGGTACTTATGTTAAGCCACAGGACTGGAATGCGCTGATTTCCGATCCAGAAGTCATTCTAGTGGATACCCGTAACGACTACGAAGTGCAAATTGGCACCTTTAAAAATGCCATTAACCCAGTGACCGAAACCTTCAGAGAATTCCCTGAGTATGTGAAGCAGAATCTCGATCCTGCTAAGCATAAGAAAGTGGCGATGTTCTGTACTGGCGGTATCCGCTGCGAAAAATCAACCGCTTATTTAAAAGAGCAGGGCTTCGAAGAAGTCTATCACCTCGAAGGTGGCATCCTTAAGTACCTCGAAGAGGTGAAACAGGAGGAAAGCCTGTGGGAAGGCGAATGTTTCGTCTTCGATAACCGCGTCGCCGTTGACCATGATTTAAAGAAAGGCCAATACGATCAATGTAATGCTTGTCGTATGCCGATCACTGAAGCCGAAAAATTAAGCCCTGCCTATGTGCAAGGCGTTAGCTGCCCACATTGTATCGATAAGATTTCGGACGAGCAGCGTAAGCGTTTCGTTGAACGTGAGCGCCAAGTGAACTTAGCGAAATCACGTAACGAAGCCCATATTGGTAGCGATGTGAATCAAGTGATTGAAGCTCGCCGTCAAAAGAAAGAAGCGCTGCGCCAGCAATCGGCCGAAAAGAACAAAGCTAAGCAATAA
- a CDS encoding glutathione S-transferase has product MPLPILYSFRRCPYAMRARLGLLLGQCQVEVREITLKAKPTAMLAISPKGTVPVLQLPTGEVIAESLEIMRWALTNTHSQATQPLLGETASAQNLITALIAQNDVEFKPWLDKYKYADRYPEYTQADYFAKASTFLERLEAQLQQHPYLIGATLSLADYAIVPFIRQFTAVDSKRDLTVAFPRLMNWLTTLTSSEIFLQAMEKYVIWQAGNPPTYLLGTSISE; this is encoded by the coding sequence ATGCCCTTACCCATACTCTACAGTTTTCGCCGTTGTCCTTATGCCATGCGCGCTCGCCTTGGCCTATTGCTCGGCCAATGCCAGGTAGAAGTGCGGGAAATCACCCTTAAAGCAAAACCCACAGCAATGTTAGCCATCTCCCCCAAGGGCACAGTGCCGGTATTACAGCTCCCTACAGGTGAGGTGATTGCCGAGAGCTTAGAGATTATGCGCTGGGCACTGACAAATACTCATTCACAAGCCACACAGCCGTTACTCGGAGAAACCGCGTCAGCGCAAAACTTGATTACTGCACTTATCGCGCAGAATGATGTTGAATTTAAACCTTGGCTGGATAAGTACAAATATGCCGACCGTTATCCTGAATACACCCAGGCGGATTATTTTGCCAAGGCCAGCACTTTTCTTGAACGACTCGAAGCACAGCTTCAGCAACATCCTTATCTAATCGGAGCCACGTTAAGCCTTGCTGATTACGCTATTGTGCCTTTTATCCGCCAATTTACGGCGGTGGATAGCAAACGGGATCTGACAGTTGCGTTTCCACGCCTAATGAACTGGTTAACGACACTAACCAGCAGTGAGATATTTCTACAAGCAATGGAAAAATATGTGATCTGGCAGGCTGGCAATCCGCCGACTTACTTGTTAGGAACGTCTATAAGTGAATAA